Proteins co-encoded in one Prunus persica cultivar Lovell chromosome G6, Prunus_persica_NCBIv2, whole genome shotgun sequence genomic window:
- the LOC18773009 gene encoding transcription factor UNE12 isoform X2, whose translation MAGNPPEGLGDDFFEQILAVPPSYSTGGADSAGGGYGDVGSMPMVLQLGSGGSSSAGGGGGGGSGGGGYRGVGMGMGMPLGLNLEQGGFIGQERFRELREEVEANTNNNINTPNVSASVSSAMNERDSVHMTNLFPAFGHLQNHSLRPTPPPPQPHQFHSQPSPGPVAAVHHPPAIRPRVRARRGQATDPHSIAERLRRERIAERMKALQELVPSCNKTDRAAMLDEIVDYVKFLRLQVKVLSMSRLGGAGAVAQLVADVPLSAVEGEGIEGGTNQQAWEKWSNDGTEQQVAKLMEEDVGAAMQFLQAKALCIMPISLAPAIFRTHQPDATTLVKPESNSSS comes from the exons ATGGCGGGAAATCCGCCTGAGGGACTTGGAGACGATTTCTTTGAGCAGATCTTGGCGGTGCCACCGTCTTATAGTACTGGTGGTGCTGACTCAGCTGGTGGTGGGTATGGAGATGTGGGGTCCATGCCCATGGTGCTGCAGCTAGGCTCTGGTGGGTCTTCTTCAgctggtggaggtggtggtggtggttctGGTGGTGGAGGGTACAGAGGAGTTGGGATGGGGATGGGTATGCCTCTGGGGTTAAATTTGGAGCAGGGAGGGTTTATTGGGCAAGAGAGGTTCAGAGAACTGAGAGAAGAAGTTGAAGCCAATACTAATAACAATATTAACACTCCCAATGTTTCTGCTTCTGTCAGCTCTGCAATGAAT GAAAGAGATTCTGTTCATATGACAAATTTGTTTCCAGCGTTTGGACACTTGCAAAATCACTCACTCCGGCCAACGCCACCCCCTCCGCAACCTCACCAG TTTCATAGCCAACCATCACCAGGGCCAGTTGCTGCTGTCCATCACCCTCCTGCTATCCGCCCAAGGGTCCGAGCAAGACGTGGCCAAGCAACAGATCCCCACAGTATTGCTGAGCGG TTACGCCGGGAAAGAATTGCAGAAAGAATGAAGGCTTTGCAGGAATTGGTACCCAGTTGTAACAAG ACAGATAGGGCAGCTATGCTTGACGAAATTGTGGACTATGTGAAATTTCTAAGGCTCCAAGTGAAg GTATTGAGCATGAGTAGACTTGGGGGAGCAGGTGCAGTGGCTCAGCTTGTTGCTGATGTACCCCTATCAGCAGTCGAG GGAGAGGGCATTGAAGGAGGAACCAATCAACAAGCATGGGAGAAGTGGTCTAATGATGGAACAGAGCAACAAGTAGCTAAGCTGATGGAGGAGGATGTAGGAGCTGCCATGCAATTCCTTCAGGCCAAGGCACTCTGCATCATGCCAATATCACTTGCCCCTGCGATCTTCCGGACACATCAACCGGACGCAACGACACTGGTCAAGCCAGAATCAAACTCCTCTTCATAG
- the LOC18773009 gene encoding transcription factor UNE12 isoform X1, with product MAGNPPEGLGDDFFEQILAVPPSYSTGGADSAGGGYGDVGSMPMVLQLGSGGSSSAGGGGGGGSGGGGYRGVGMGMGMPLGLNLEQGGFIGQERFRELREEVEANTNNNINTPNVSASVSSAMNLSVWQERDSVHMTNLFPAFGHLQNHSLRPTPPPPQPHQFHSQPSPGPVAAVHHPPAIRPRVRARRGQATDPHSIAERLRRERIAERMKALQELVPSCNKTDRAAMLDEIVDYVKFLRLQVKVLSMSRLGGAGAVAQLVADVPLSAVEGEGIEGGTNQQAWEKWSNDGTEQQVAKLMEEDVGAAMQFLQAKALCIMPISLAPAIFRTHQPDATTLVKPESNSSS from the exons ATGGCGGGAAATCCGCCTGAGGGACTTGGAGACGATTTCTTTGAGCAGATCTTGGCGGTGCCACCGTCTTATAGTACTGGTGGTGCTGACTCAGCTGGTGGTGGGTATGGAGATGTGGGGTCCATGCCCATGGTGCTGCAGCTAGGCTCTGGTGGGTCTTCTTCAgctggtggaggtggtggtggtggttctGGTGGTGGAGGGTACAGAGGAGTTGGGATGGGGATGGGTATGCCTCTGGGGTTAAATTTGGAGCAGGGAGGGTTTATTGGGCAAGAGAGGTTCAGAGAACTGAGAGAAGAAGTTGAAGCCAATACTAATAACAATATTAACACTCCCAATGTTTCTGCTTCTGTCAGCTCTGCAATGAAT TTGTCGGTGTGGCAGGAAAGAGATTCTGTTCATATGACAAATTTGTTTCCAGCGTTTGGACACTTGCAAAATCACTCACTCCGGCCAACGCCACCCCCTCCGCAACCTCACCAG TTTCATAGCCAACCATCACCAGGGCCAGTTGCTGCTGTCCATCACCCTCCTGCTATCCGCCCAAGGGTCCGAGCAAGACGTGGCCAAGCAACAGATCCCCACAGTATTGCTGAGCGG TTACGCCGGGAAAGAATTGCAGAAAGAATGAAGGCTTTGCAGGAATTGGTACCCAGTTGTAACAAG ACAGATAGGGCAGCTATGCTTGACGAAATTGTGGACTATGTGAAATTTCTAAGGCTCCAAGTGAAg GTATTGAGCATGAGTAGACTTGGGGGAGCAGGTGCAGTGGCTCAGCTTGTTGCTGATGTACCCCTATCAGCAGTCGAG GGAGAGGGCATTGAAGGAGGAACCAATCAACAAGCATGGGAGAAGTGGTCTAATGATGGAACAGAGCAACAAGTAGCTAAGCTGATGGAGGAGGATGTAGGAGCTGCCATGCAATTCCTTCAGGCCAAGGCACTCTGCATCATGCCAATATCACTTGCCCCTGCGATCTTCCGGACACATCAACCGGACGCAACGACACTGGTCAAGCCAGAATCAAACTCCTCTTCATAG
- the LOC18772877 gene encoding auxin-responsive protein IAA16 — protein sequence MSTVTHEGQHQKYSLINFEETELRLGLPGGIANPGKDGEAAKNNGKRGFSETVDLKLNISSQDETADEDDQDQQLLELKKEKNAAAPAPGANDPSKPPASKAQVVGWPPVRSFRKNIATVQKKSSDEGEKSNSNISAAFVKVSMDGAPYLRKVDLKLYKSYQELSTALGKMFSSFTIGNCGSDGMKDFMNESKLIDLLNGSDYVPTYEDKDGDWMLVGDVPWGMFVDSCKRLRIMKGSEAIGLAPRAVEKCKNRC from the exons ATGAGTACCGTGACTCATGAAGGGCAGCATCAGAAATATAGCTTGATAAATTTTGAAGAGACTGAACTGCGCCTGGGGTTGCCTGGTGGAATAGCTAATCCTGGAAAGGATGGAGAAGCTGCCAAGAACAATGGGAAGAGAGGTTTCTCAGAAACTGTTGATTTAAAGCTCAATATCTCATCTCAAGATGAGACAGCTGATGAGGATGATCAAGATCAACAACTACTGGAgttgaagaaggaaaagaatgcTGCTGCACCTGCTCCCGGGGCAAATGACCCATCTAAACCCCCTGCTTCCAA GGCTCAAGTTGTGGGTTGGCCACCCGTCCGATCTTTCCGAAAGAACATCGCGACCGTCCAAAAGAAGAGCTCGGACGAGGGTGAAAAGAGCAACAGCAATATCAGTGCAGCATTTGTAAAAGTAAGCATGGATGGGGCGCCCTATCTGCGTAAAGTTGACTTGAAGTTGTACAAGAGCTACCAGGAGCTGTCTACTGCCTTGGGGAAAATGTTCAGCTCCTTCACCATcg GTAACTGCGGGTCAGATGGAATGAAGGATTTCATGAACGAGAGCAAACTGATAGACCTTCTGAATGGTTCTGATTATGTGCCTACTTATGAGGACAAGGATGGAGATTGGATGCTTGTGGGGGATGTGCCATGGGG AATGTTTGTTGATTCATGCAAACGCTTGCGGATAATGAAAGGATCTGAGGCCATTGGACTTG CACCCAGGGCCGTGGAGAAGTGCAAGAACAGATGTTGA
- the LOC18772458 gene encoding pentatricopeptide repeat-containing protein At3g04750, mitochondrial translates to MYQYCRGIRLLSSTSTSGRIHWDPTVALELNHPTLILLEKCRTRYHFKQILGQMMRTCLIGQTFPMSRLLTFSAISHPDNLDMAILLFNHYTPNPNLYIYNSMISALSFSKSQPFAVYNSMLHSGICPDKHTLLYLLQASTCVSEAKQLHSHAVVTGLLSHGYLQNTLTKIYMEEGQMGLACQVFRDVPTPDPVLFNIMIVGYAKMGYCSEALQLFYEMVGLGLKPDEFTILGLLISCGLLGDSRLGMSVHAWIERRTITSSNLILGNALLNMYVKWNKLELAQSIFNALVDKDIVSWNTMTAGYAKVGKLELARTYFKQMPRRDLVSWNSLIAGYAKKGDYTMAVKVFNNMIRVNVRPDNITLVNLVSAAAEIGALDQGKRIHGLIVRLQLKIDVFLGSALIDMYCKAGSIERAFMVFRGLTEKDVTIWTTMITGFGFHGDGNKSLDLFSEMQRVLLPNGVTLVAVLTACSHSGLVDEGLNIFYNMKNNFDIEPGVEHYGCLVDLLCRSGRLVEAKAVIEKMPMKPSRNIWGAMLSACRALGDMELAEIASAELLKLEPEKEGGYILMSNMYAACGRWSYSDKIREIMEIRGVKKTAGCSSVIVDGVIHDFVVATI, encoded by the coding sequence ATGTACCAATATTGTCGAGGCATCCGCCTCTTGAGTTCAACTTCAACGAGCGGGAGAATCCACTGGGATCCAACTGTTGCCCTCGAACTCAATCACCCAACTCTTATATTGCTCGAAAAATGCAGGACAAGGTACCATTTCAAACAGATTTTGGGGCAGATGATGAGGACCTGTCTAATTGGTCAGACATTTCCCATGAGCAGGCTTCTCACATTCTCAGCCATCTCACACCCTGATAATTTAGACATGGCTATCCTTCTTTTCAATCACTATACTCCTAATCCCAATCTTTACATTTATAATTCTATGATTTCTGCTTTATCTTTCTCTAAAAGCCAACCGTTTGCCGTATACAATTCCATGCTCCACTCTGGTATATGCCCAGATAAACACACCCTTCTTTACTTACTCCAAGCGTCCACATGCGTATCAGAGGCAAAGCAGCTCCACAGCCATGCCGTTGTTACAGGTTTGTTGTCACATGGATACCTGCAGAACACCCTCACCAAGATATATATGGAAGAAGGACAAATGGGGCTTGCTTGCCAGGTTTTCCGTGATGTGCCAACACCAGATCCAGTCTTATTCAATATCATGATTGTTGGTTATGCCAAGATGGGATATTGTTCAGAAGCTCTTCAACTGTTCTATGAAATGGTGGGTTTGGGTCTTAAGCCTGACGAGTTTACCATTTTAGGACTTCTTATATCTTGTGGACTATTAGGAGATTCCCGACTGGGAATGTCTGTTCATGCATGGATTGAGAGGAGGACCATCACTTCTTCAAATTTGATCTTGGGTAATGCTCTTTTAAACATGTATGTGAAATGGAATAAATTGGAGCTTGCTCAAAGTATCTTTAATGCTTTAGTGGATAAGGATATCGTGTCATGGAACACCATGACTGCAGGATATGCCAAGGTTGGCAAATTAGAACTTGCCCGCACTTATTTCAAGCAAATGCCTAGAAGAGATCTTGTTTCTTGGAATTCATTAATTGCTGGCTATGCCAAGAAGGGTGATTACACGATGGCGGTGAAGGTATTCAACAACATGATTAGGGTGAATGTGAGGCCTGACAATATCACTCTGGTTAATTTGGTCTCTGCTGCAGCAGAAATTGGAGCACTAGACCAAGGAAAACGGATTCATGGCTTGATTGTGAGGCTGCAGTTGAAAATAGATGTATTTTTGGGTTCAGCATTAATAGACATGTACTGCAAGGCTGGAAGTATTGAAAGAGCCTTCATGGTCTTCAGGGGACTGACAGAGAAAGATGTTACCATATGGACGACAATGATCACTGGATTTGGATTCCATGGTGACGGAAACAAATCTCTGGATCTGTTTTCTGAGATGCAGAGAGTTTTATTGCCAAATGGGGTGACTCTTGTTGCCGTTCTTACAGCTTGTAGTCATAGTGGACTTGTGGATGAAGGGCTAAATATATTCTACAATATGAAGAATAATTTTGATATCGAACCAGGAGTTGAGCACTATGGGTGTCTAGTGGATCTTTTATGTCGATCGGGGAGATTGGTAGAGGCAAAAGCTGTGATTGAAAAGATGCCAATGAAGCCAAGTCGAAACATCTGGGGAGCAATGCTGAGTGCTTGTAGAGCTCTTGGAGACATGGAACTAGCTGAAATAGCTTCAGCAGAGCTACTCAAGTTAGAGCCTGAGAAAGAGGGAGGATACATTTTGATGTCTAATATGTATGCTGCTTGTGGGAGGTGGAGCTACTCAGATAAGATTAGAGAAATAATGGAAATCAGGGGAGTGAAGAAGACCGCAGGTTGCAGTAGTGTAATTGTTGATGGAGTTATCCATGACTTTGTTGTTGCTACAATATGA
- the LOC18775199 gene encoding mediator of RNA polymerase II transcription subunit 14: MASELGQQTVEFSTLVNRTAEESFLSLKELVEKSKAAQDQSDTDKKIGLLKYLAKTQQRMLRLNVLAKWCQQVPLIQYCQQLSSTLSSHDTCFTQAADSLFFMHEGLQQACAPVYDVPSAIDILLTGSYQRLPKCVEDVGVQSSLSEDKQQPALKKLDTLVRSKLLEVSLPKEISEVKVSDGTAVLRVNGEFKVLVTLGYRGHLSMWRILHLELLVGERCGLVKLEESRRHALGDDLERRMAAAENPFTTLYSVLHELCVALVMDTVIRQVQALRQGRWKDAIRFELISDGSTSHGGSTASAQLNQDGENDSSGLRTPGLKILYWLDFDKNNGISDSASCPSIKIEPGPDLQIKCLHSTFVIDPLTGKEAEISLDQNCIDVENLLLRAICCNRYTRLLEIQKDLGKNAQIYRGKGDVSLESHVEDVDVDHKKKDDNSNVREYEGQEVLRVRAYGSSFFTLGINIRNGRFRLQSSPNILASSEFLSECEDALNQGSMTAAEVFINLRSKSILHLFASIGRFLGLEVYEHGFPAVKVPKNILNGSTELLMGFPDCGSSYFLLMQLDKDFKPLFKLLETQPGPSGKADSCHDLNHVIRIKKIDVSQMQMHEDDMNLSLLDWGKLHSFLPSAGGSNRSSENGLLSDISHGGSMPIAGCAPSSFSSVVDEVFELEKGLSVPSYSIPNVSSSLNASPASHFGSGPMNLHTIKAGSASPKWEGGMQLSQLNNSVNVSSMPTHYNGSLYSSNNLKGPIQSASLGSLSSGPGRSASVKKIPISKSDQDLASLRSPQSVEYGSCTSMDEDQLRFLNDTSKGALYGNRSSLILSPTRSTGPRISGPGVRPNGAITGSFRVVGLNSCATTPGSQAPDSGVCHSPNQDVSNRKPRKRTLSDMLNLIPSLQCVEANPGFCRRRKISEVARPQQSSSQMLMPRDIISKSEVYSYGDLISEANKGNAPSSIYVSALLHVVRHCSLGIKHARLTSQMGALDIPYVEEVGLRSISSNIWFRLPFARGDSWQHLCLRLGRPGSIYWDVKINDQHFRDLWELQKGSNSTPWGSGVRIANTSDIDCHIRYDPEGVVLSYQSVEADSIKKLVADIQRLSNARMFALGMRKLLGVRADEKPEESNTHSDFKAPGVKGSFEAADRLSEQMRRAFRIEAVGLMSLWFSFGSGVLARFVVEWESGKEGCTMHVSPDQLWPHTKFLEDFINGAEVASLLDCIRLTAGPLHALAAATRPARASPIPGVPGGAVLSSIPKLVGQSPSQGLMPTSSTTNASQSPSGPMGNSVSSTATGPLANHSLHGAAVLAAAGRGGPGIVPSSLLPIDVSVVLRGPYWIRIIYRKHFAVDMRCFAGDQVWLQPATPPKGGPSVGGSLPCPQFRPFIMEHVAQELNGLDTNFTAGQQTGLASSISQNPTSGSQLSAVNGNRVNLPGSAAMSRTGNQVAVLNRVGNASPVSSNLAVVSSGMPLRRSPGPGVPAHVRGELNTAIIGLGDDGGYGGGWVPLVALKKVLRGILKYLGVLWLFAQLPDLLKEILGSILKDNEGALLNLDQEQPALRFFVGGYVFAVSVHRVQLLLQVLSVKRFHHQQQQQQQQQQPNSTTAQEELSPSEIGEICDYFSRRVASEPYDASRVASFITLLTLPISVLREFLKLIAWKKGLAQAQGGDGAPAQKPRIELCLENHAGSSMDENSDNSSVAKSNIHYDRPHNSVDFALTLVLDPAHIPHINAAGGAAWLPYCVSVRLRYAFGENPNVSFLGMEGSHGGRACWLRIDDWEKCKNKVARTVELNGSSGGDSSQGRLRIVADYVQRTLHMWLQGLRDGGGVSASSGAT, encoded by the exons ATGGCGTCAGAGCTAGGGCAACAGACGGTGGAGTTCTCGACCCTGGTGAACCGTACCGCCGAGGAATCTTTCCTCTCGCTGAAGGAGCTCGTCGAGAAATCGAAGGCGGCACAGGACCAGTCCGATACCGATAAAAAGATTGGACTGCTCAAGTACTTGGCCAAGACCCAGCAACGCATGCTCCGACTCAATGTCCTCGCCAAGTGGTGTCAACAG GTCCCGTTAATACAATACTGCCAGCAACTCTCCTCCACTCTTTCAAGTCATGATACCTGTTTCACTCAAGCTGCAGATTCATTGTTTTTCATGCATGAAGGGCTGCAGCAAGCCTGTGCTCCTGTTTATGATGTTCCATCTGCAATTGATATCCTCCTAACAGGGTCATATCAGCGTCTGCCAAAATGTGTAGAAGATGTGGGCGTTCAGAGTTCACTAAGTGAGGATAAGCAACAGCCGGCTTTGAAAAAGCTGGACACACTTGTGCGATCTAAATTACTAGAAGTGTCACTCCCAAAAGAAATTTCTGAGGTTAAAGTCTCTGATGGTACAGCAGTGCTTCGTGTCAATGGGGAATTCAAGGTTTTAGTGACACTAGGCTACCGAGGGCACCTATCAATGTGGAGGATACTGCATCTGGAACTGCTTGTTGGTGAGAGATGTGGACTTGTAAAACTTGAAGAATCACGTCGGCATGCTCTTGGGGATGATTTAGAGCGAAGAATGGCTGCTGCAGAAAATCCGTTCACGACATTATACTCAGTTCTACATGAGCTTTGTGTTGCACTCGTAATGGATACTGTCATAAGGCAAGTACAAGCTCTTCGGCAAGGGAGATGGAAAGATGCAATTCGGTTTGAGCTCATATCTGATGGGAGTACAAGTCATGGAGGAAGTACTGCCTCTGCGCAATTAAATCAAGATGGAGAAAATGATTCATCTGGTCTACGAACGCCAGGGTTAAAAATTCTGTACTGGTTAgattttgataaaaacaatGGTATTTCTGATTCAGCATCATGTCCGTCTATAAAAATTGAACCAGGACCAGATCTGCAGATAAAGTGTCTTCATAGCACATTTGTCATAGATCCATTAACTGGAAAGGAGGCAGAAATATCTCTTGACCAAAACTGTATTGATGTTGAGAATTTGCTTCTGAGAGCCATATGCTGTAATAGATATACTCGTCTGcttgaaattcaaaaagatCTGGGGAAGAATGCCCAAATCTACCGAGGTAAAGGGGACGTTTCTCTTGAGTCCCATGTGGAAGATGTGGATGTTGACCATAAAAAG AAAGATGACAATTCCAATGTCAGAGAATATGAAGGGCAGGAAGTATTACGTGTGCGTGCCTATGGCTCATCATTTTTTACCCTGGGCATAAATATAAG GAATGGCCGCTTTCGTCTTCAGTCCTCCCCAAATATTCTTGCTTCTTCGGAATTTTTGTCTGAATGTGAAGATGCTTTAAATCAAGGAAGTATGACTGCAGCTGAAGTTTTCATCAACTTGAGAAGTAAAAGTATTTTACACTTATTTGCATCTATTGGCAGGTTTTTAGGCCTTGAG GTATATGAACATGGTTTTCCTGCAGTTAAAGTACCAAAGAACATTTTGAATGGTTCAACTGAGTTGCTAATGGGGTTTCCTGATTGTGGGAGCTCTTATTTCCTGCTGATGCAACTTGATAAGGACTTTAAGCCCCTATTTAAATTGCTTGAGACTCAGCCAGGTCCATCTGGAAAAGCTGATTCTTGTCATGATCTAAACCATGTGATACGGATCAAGAAAATTGATGTTAGCCAGATGCAGATGCATGAGGATGATATGAATTTAAGCTTGCTTGACTGGGGAAAACTACATTCTTTTTTGCCTAGTGCTGGGGGTTCTAATCGGTCTTCTGAAAATGGCCTTCTTTCAGATATCAGCCATGGAGGTTCTATGCCAATTGCAGGATGTGCACCATCGAGTTTTTCTTCTGTTGTTGACGAAGTATTTGAATTGGAGAAAGGGTTATCTGTACCTTCTTATTCTATTCCAAATGTCTCTTCGTCGCTTAATGCATCTCCTGCTTCTCATTTTGGTTCTGGTCCGATGAATCTTCACACCATTAAAGCTGGAAGTGCCTCTCCTAAATGGGAGGGAGGTATGCAGCTATCACAGCTAAATAATTCTGTGAATGTTTCTAGTATGCCCACCCATTATAATGGGTCCTTATATTCATCAAATAATTTGAAGGGCCCCATACAGTCGGCTTCTCTTGGTTCTCTATCTTCTGGCCCAGGAAGGAGTGCCTCCGTGAAGAAAATACCAATTTCAAAGTCTGATCAGGATTTGGCTTCTCTTAGGTCTCCACAGTCAGTTGAGTATGGCTCTTGTACTTCAATGGATGAAGATCAGCTGAGATTTCTGAATGATACTTCAAAGGGTGCACTATATGGGAATAGATCATCCCTAATATTATCTCCAACTCGGTCCACTGGCCCCCGAATCTCTGGGCCAGGTGTGAGACCCAATGGGGCTATAACTGGATCTTTCAGAGTTGTCGGATTAAATTCATGTGCAACAACTCCCGGAT CCCAGGCACCAGACTCTGGAGTATGTCACAGTCCGAATCAAGatgtttcaaatagaaaacCTCGCAAACGTACACTTTCAGATATGTTGAATTTAATCCCATCACTTCAATGTGTGGAAGCCAATCCAGGATTTTGTAGGAGGAGGAAGATTTCTGAAGTAGCTCGACCTCAGCAGTCTTCGTCACAGATGCTTATGCCAAGGGATATAATTTCAAAATCCGAAGTATACAGTTATGGGGATCTTATATCTGAAGCTAATAAGGGAAATGCACCTTCAAGCATTTATGTTTCAGCTCTTCTTCATGTGGTCAGGCACTGCTCACTTGGTATTAAGCATGCCAGACTAACTAGCCAGATGGGGGCTCTGGACATCCCCTATGTTGAAGAAGTGGGTCTAAGAAGTATATCTTCCAACATATGGTTCCGACTTCCATTTGCCAGAGGTGATTCATGGCAACATTTATGCTTGCGACTTGGCAGACCTGGAAGCATATATTGGGATGTCAAAATAAATGACCAACACTTCAGAGATTTGTGGGAGCTTCAGAAAGGAAGCAATAGTACACCTTGGGGTTCTGGTGTTCGAATTGCGAATACATCGGACATAGACTGTCATATTCGTTATGATCCGGAAGGTGTTGTTCTCAGTTATCAGTCTGTGGAGGCTGATAGTATTAAGAAGTTAGTGGCAGACATTCAAAGACTTTCTAATGCAAGAATGTTCGCCCTTGGTATGCGGAAATTGCTTGGAGTAAGAGCAGATGAGAAGCCAGAAGAAAGTAATACACACTCTGATTTTAAAGCACCAGGAGTCAAAGGTTCTTTTGAGGCAGCTGATAGACTATCTGAACAAATGAGAAGGGCATTTAGAATTGAGGCAGTTGGACTTATGAGTCTCTGGTTCAGTTTTGGATCAGGTGTCCTAGCTCGCTTTGTTGTCGAGTGGGAATCAGGCAAAGAAGGTTGTACTATGCATGTATCTCCTGACCAACTTTGGCCGCATACCAAG TTTCTGGAAGATTTCATAAATGGAGCTGAAGTTGCATCACTTTTGGACTGCATTCGCCTCACTGCAGGTCCCTTGCATGCTCTTGCAGCTGCAACACGACCTGCAAGAGCTAGTCCTATTCCAGGGGTCCCTGGAGGAGCAGTTCTCTCTTCAATTCCGAAACTTGTGGGGCAGTCACCATCCCAGGGTCTAATGCCAACTAGTTCAACCACAAATGCCAGTCAGTCCCCTTCTGGCCCTATGGGTAACTCTGTTTCGTCTACTGCTACAGGGCCTCTTGCAAATCATAGCCTCCATGGGGCTGCAGTGTTAGCTGCTGCTGGCCGAGGTGGACCTGGCATTGTACCCAGTTCACTGTTGCCCATTGATGTTTCTGTTGTGCTACGCGGCCCCTACTGGATACGAATTATATATCGGAAGCACTTTGCAGTTGACATGCGCTGTTTTGCAGGAGATCAGGTTTGGTTGCAACCAGCAACACCACCCAAGGGGGGTCCTTCAGTTGGAGGGTCATTACCTTGCCCACAGTTTAGGCCATTTATTATGGAGCATGTGGCTCAAGAATTGAATGGTTTAGATACTAATTTCACTGCTGGTCAACAGACAGGACTGGCAAGTTCAATCAGTCAAAACCCAACTTCAGGTTCCCAACTGTCTGCTGTAAATGGAAATAGGGTTAACCTCCCTGGTTCTGCGGCAATGTCTAGGACAGGCAACCAAGTTGCTGTTTTAAACCGTGTTGGAAATGCTTCTCCGGTGTCCTCAAATTTGGCTGTTGTGAGCTCAGGGATGCCTTTACGTAGATCCCCCGGTCCGGGTGTCCCTGCTCATGTGAGAGGAGAACTGAATACAGCCATTATTGGTCTTGGAGATGATGGGGGGTATGGAGGTGGTTGGGTTCCTCTAGTTGCGCTTAAAAAGGTGCTAAGAGGTATTCTCAAGTACCTTGGGGTTCTATGGCTATTTGCCCAGCTACCGGATCTTTTGAAAGAGATTTTGGGGTCAATTTTGAAAGACAATGAAGGTGCACTTCTAAATTTAGACCAGGAGCAGCCTGCCTTGCGGTTCTTTGTTGG TGGGTATGTATTTGCAGTAAGTGTTCACAGAGTTCAACTCCTTCTTCAAGTACTGAGTGTGAAACGGTTCCAtcatcagcagcagcaacagcaacagcaacagcagccAAATTCAACTACTGCTCAAGAGGAATTATCTCCATCTGAAATAGGAGAAATATGTGACTACTTCAGTCGACGCGTTGCGTCAGAGCCTTATGATGCTTCTCGTGTGGCGTCATTCATCACTCTTCTCACCTTACCCATATCAGTTCTACGAGAATTCTTGAAATTAATAGCATGGAAAAAAGGACTCGCCCAGGCACAAGGGGGAGATGGAGCACCTGCTCAAAAACCCCGTATTGAATTATGCCTTGAAAATCATGCTGGCTCGAGTATGGATGAGAACTCAGATAATTCATCTGTTGCCAAAAGCAATATCCATTATGATCGGCCTCATAACTCTGTTGATTTTGCACTGACTCTTGTTCTTGATCCTGCTCACATACCTCACATAAATGCTGCTGGTGGTGCAGCATGGTTGCCATACTGTGTCTCAGTGAGGTTGAGATATGCATTTGGTGAAAATCCTAATGTGTCCTTTCTTGGCATGGAAGGAAGCCATGGAGGTCGAGCTTGCTGGTTGCGAATTGATGATTGGGAAAAATGTAAAAACAAGGTTGCTCGAACTGTGGAACTTAATGGTAGTTCCGGAGGAGACAGCAGTCAAGGAAGGTTAAGAATTGTTGCTGACTACGTGCAAAGAACACTACATATGTGGCTTCAAGGGTTGAGGGACGGTGGTGGGGTTAGTGCAAGCTCGGGGGCGACATGA
- the LOC18775025 gene encoding auxin-induced protein 22B translates to MAMFEQDLNFEATELRLGLPGTKEPEHNTCSSALINRSNKRPLPADMNEDKYSSAAKRCDQQISQPPPSMAQVVGWPPVRSYRKNCLQAKKTEAEGCGIYVKISMDGAPYLRKMDLKVYRGYPELLKALEDMFKFKVGDYCEKDLGYNNRSEFVPTYEDKDGDWMLLGDVPWEMFITSCKRLRIMKGSEAKGLGCAL, encoded by the exons ATGGCAATGTTTGAGCAGGATCTCAACTTTGAAGCCACAGAGCTTAGATTAGGCCTCCCAGGCACCAAGGAGCCTGAGCACAATACATGTTCTAGTGCTTTAATCAACAGGAGCAACAAAAGACCATTGCCAGCTGACATGAACGAAGACAAGTATTCTTCAGCTGCCAAAAGATGTGACCAACAAATTTCTCAGCCTCCTCCCTCCAT GGCACAAGTAGTGGGGTGGCCACCAGTGCGATCGTACCGGAAAAATTGCTTGCAAGCAAAGAAAACAGAGGCGGAGGGTTGTGGGATTTATGTGAAAATAAGCATGGATGGAGCTCCATATCTTAGAAAGATGGATCTGAAGGTGTACAGAGGATATCCAGAGCTGCTTAAAGCCCTGGAAGACATGTTCAAGTTCAAAGTTGGTGATTATTGTGAGAAGGATTTGGGGTACAATAACAGATCAGAATTTGTGCCTACATATGAAGACAAAGATGGGGATTGGATGCTGCTTGGAGATGTTCCATGGGA AATGTTCATCACTTCGTGCAAGAGGTTGAGAATCATGAAGGGTTCAGAAGCTAAAGGCTTAGGCTGCGCGCTGTGA